The proteins below are encoded in one region of Saccopteryx leptura isolate mSacLep1 chromosome 1, mSacLep1_pri_phased_curated, whole genome shotgun sequence:
- the CIRBP gene encoding cold-inducible RNA-binding protein isoform X1: protein MASDEGKLFVGGLSFDTNEQSLEQVFSKYGQISEVVVVKDRETQRSRGFGFVTFENIDDAKDAMMAMNGKSVDGRQIRVDQAGKSSDNRSRGYRGGSAGGRGFFRGGRGRGRGFSRGGGDRGYGGSRFESRSGGYGGSRDYYSSRSQGGGYGDRSSGGSYRDSYDSYGKSCSEGLRWELSKPWCPL from the exons ATGGCATCAGATGAAGGCAAGCTTTTCGTGGGAGGACTGAGTTTTGACACCAATGAGCAGTCACTGGAGCAGGTCTTCTCAAAATATGGACAGATTTCTGAAG TGGTGGTTGTGAAAGACAGGGAAACCCAGCGGTCACGAGGCTTTGGGTTTGTCACCTTTGAGAACATCGACGATGCCAAGGATGCCATGATGGCCATGAATGGGAAG TCTGTGGATGGGCGACAGATCCGAGTTGACCAGGCTGGCAAGTCATCTGACAATCGATCCCGTGGGTACCGAGGTGGCTCTGCTGGGGGCCGGGGCTTCTTCCGTGGGGGCCGAGGTCGAGGCCGTGGGTTCTCCAGAG GAGGAGGGGACCGAGGCTATGGGGGAAGCCGGTTTGAGTCCAGGAGTGGGGGCTATGGGGGTTCCAGAGACTACTACAGCAG CCGGAGTCAGGGTGGTGGCTATGGTGACCGGAGCTCAGGAGGGTCCTATAGAGACAGCTACGACAGTTATGGTAAGTCATGCTCTGAGGGCCTGCGGTGGGAGCTCAGCAAGCCTTGGTGCCCTCTGTGA
- the CIRBP gene encoding cold-inducible RNA-binding protein isoform X2 has translation MASDEGKLFVGGLSFDTNEQSLEQVFSKYGQISEVVVVKDRETQRSRGFGFVTFENIDDAKDAMMAMNGKSVDGRQIRVDQAGKSSDNRSRGYRGGSAGGRGFFRGGRGRGRGFSRGGGDRGYGGSRFESRSGGYGGSRDYYSSRSQGGGYGDRSSGGSYRDSYDSYATHNE, from the exons ATGGCATCAGATGAAGGCAAGCTTTTCGTGGGAGGACTGAGTTTTGACACCAATGAGCAGTCACTGGAGCAGGTCTTCTCAAAATATGGACAGATTTCTGAAG TGGTGGTTGTGAAAGACAGGGAAACCCAGCGGTCACGAGGCTTTGGGTTTGTCACCTTTGAGAACATCGACGATGCCAAGGATGCCATGATGGCCATGAATGGGAAG TCTGTGGATGGGCGACAGATCCGAGTTGACCAGGCTGGCAAGTCATCTGACAATCGATCCCGTGGGTACCGAGGTGGCTCTGCTGGGGGCCGGGGCTTCTTCCGTGGGGGCCGAGGTCGAGGCCGTGGGTTCTCCAGAG GAGGAGGGGACCGAGGCTATGGGGGAAGCCGGTTTGAGTCCAGGAGTGGGGGCTATGGGGGTTCCAGAGACTACTACAGCAG CCGGAGTCAGGGTGGTGGCTATGGTGACCGGAGCTCAGGAGGGTCCTATAGAGACAGCTACGACAGTTATG
- the CIRBP gene encoding cold-inducible RNA-binding protein isoform X3, with product MASDEGKLFVGGLSFDTNEQSLEQVFSKYGQISEVVVVKDRETQRSRGFGFVTFENIDDAKDAMMAMNGKSVDGRQIRVDQAGKSSDNRSRGYRGGSAGGRGFFRGGRGRGRGFSRGGGDRGYGGSRFESRSGGYGGSRDYYSSRSQGGGYGDRSSGGSYRDSYDSYG from the exons ATGGCATCAGATGAAGGCAAGCTTTTCGTGGGAGGACTGAGTTTTGACACCAATGAGCAGTCACTGGAGCAGGTCTTCTCAAAATATGGACAGATTTCTGAAG TGGTGGTTGTGAAAGACAGGGAAACCCAGCGGTCACGAGGCTTTGGGTTTGTCACCTTTGAGAACATCGACGATGCCAAGGATGCCATGATGGCCATGAATGGGAAG TCTGTGGATGGGCGACAGATCCGAGTTGACCAGGCTGGCAAGTCATCTGACAATCGATCCCGTGGGTACCGAGGTGGCTCTGCTGGGGGCCGGGGCTTCTTCCGTGGGGGCCGAGGTCGAGGCCGTGGGTTCTCCAGAG GAGGAGGGGACCGAGGCTATGGGGGAAGCCGGTTTGAGTCCAGGAGTGGGGGCTATGGGGGTTCCAGAGACTACTACAGCAG CCGGAGTCAGGGTGGTGGCTATGGTGACCGGAGCTCAGGAGGGTCCTATAGAGACAGCTACGACAGTTATG